Proteins from one uncultured Anaeromusa sp. genomic window:
- a CDS encoding DMT family transporter has translation MRWQANVALLVTAGIWGLAFVAQRVGMEYLEPFTFNGIRFLLGALSLLPLLWWQQYRKPVAKESLPRFRVVGIGVVAGLILFLAASLQQIGIVDTTAGKAAFVTSMYIVLVPLSGVLLGRRVEFSLWLGCLLSLLGLYFLCIREDFTLAFGDLLVLIGAVFWTMHILWIDRFASQVQVLSLAVWQFITCALLSLVVAAFTETITLAGIKGALSPILYGGIGSVGIAYTLQIVGQKRAEPTQASLILSLETVFAALGGYFLLQEFLSFWELLGCLLMMTGIVVAQIPWLNWRSGVKDSLRLEKAEIK, from the coding sequence ATGCGATGGCAAGCCAATGTAGCTCTGCTTGTAACAGCCGGTATTTGGGGTTTGGCTTTTGTGGCGCAGAGAGTAGGCATGGAATATCTGGAACCATTTACATTTAATGGCATTCGGTTTTTGCTAGGAGCCCTGTCGTTGCTGCCTCTTTTATGGTGGCAACAGTATCGCAAGCCTGTAGCTAAAGAATCGTTACCTCGTTTTCGCGTCGTTGGAATTGGCGTAGTGGCTGGCTTGATTTTGTTTTTGGCGGCGTCGCTGCAGCAAATTGGCATTGTCGATACAACAGCCGGCAAGGCTGCTTTTGTAACTAGCATGTATATTGTCTTGGTGCCTTTGAGCGGCGTGCTTTTAGGGCGGCGTGTGGAATTTTCTTTGTGGCTGGGATGTTTGCTATCGCTTTTAGGGTTGTACTTTCTTTGCATTCGAGAGGATTTCACCTTGGCCTTTGGCGACTTATTGGTTTTGATTGGTGCTGTTTTTTGGACGATGCACATTTTGTGGATTGATCGTTTTGCATCCCAAGTGCAGGTGCTTTCTTTGGCCGTGTGGCAGTTTATAACCTGCGCCCTTCTTTCTTTGGTTGTTGCTGCTTTTACCGAAACAATAACCTTGGCTGGAATCAAAGGGGCTCTCTCCCCTATCTTGTATGGCGGTATCGGCTCTGTAGGCATTGCTTATACGCTGCAGATTGTCGGCCAAAAACGAGCAGAGCCTACGCAGGCCTCGCTGATTTTGAGTTTGGAGACGGTTTTTGCCGCTTTAGGGGGATATTTTTTGCTGCAAGAGTTTCTTAGTTTTTGGGAACTGCTAGGCTGTTTACTGATGATGACCGGTATAGTAGTAGCGCAAATTCCCTGGCTTAATTGGCGAAGTGGAGTTAAAGATAGTCTTCGGTTAGAAAAAGCAGAAATAAAATAG